A DNA window from Ranitomeya imitator isolate aRanImi1 chromosome 2, aRanImi1.pri, whole genome shotgun sequence contains the following coding sequences:
- the ZMYND8 gene encoding MYND-type zinc finger-containing chromatin reader ZMYND8 isoform X6 — MDVTTRSKGPAVAYPEGLPQEHGDSQQSNPGSAERPGQKRKCPSPQHSSNGHSPQDASGSPSKKKKKPGMLNSHNKDQSELRHGPFYYMKQPLTTDPVDVVPQDGRNDFYCWVCHREGQVLCCELCPRVYHAKCLKLTAEPEGDWFCPECEKITVAECIETQSKAMTMLTIDQLSYLLKFALQKMKQPGTEPFQKPVSLEQHPDYSEYIFNPMDLSTLEKNVKKKMYGCTEAFLAEAKWILHNCIIYNGGNHKLTQTAKVIIKICEHEMNEIEVCPECYLAACQKRDNWFCEPCSNPHPLVWAKLKGFPFWPAKALRDKDGQVDARFFGQHDRAWVPMNNCYLMSKEIPFSVKKTKSIFNSAMQEMEVYVENIRKRFGVFNYAPFRTPYTPNNQYQMLLDTTNPNAGTAKTDKQEKIKLNFDMTASPKILMSKPILHSGGGRRISLTDMPRSPMSTNSSVHTGSDVEPDAEKKAVSSHYSASEESMDFIDKSTASPVSIKTGHGGSISGSPKPFSPQASTPITCKTERNMSTGSILNLNLDRSKAEMDLKELSESVLQQSPATSLISPKRQIRSRFQLNLDKTIESCKAQLGINEIPDDSYAAVEHSDSEESEKTDSSDSEYGSEEELKSKNEHDEEDKESVKEKEISPSSSIKKKSKPSIPAEVKEESKSATTTLDKANGAGKEKLASTAEKDVPEKSKSLPHSAKEKLKGKDERDSPTVHLGLDSDSESELVIDLGEDQSGREGRKSKKDAKVIAAKHPEIKSPAASNASSQPAAETPIMTRSASQAAPAVGVTVTTSSAAAATTPTAATGSPVKKQRPLLPKETVPTVQRVVWNSSSKFQTSSQKWHMQKVQRQQQQQQQQQQPSTPAPSQSPQGTRYQTRQAVKAVQQKEVTQATSTSTITLVTSAPPLAMVTSPGQSLTTSVTSDLPIATASADVAADIAKYTSKMMEAIKGTMTEIYNDLSKNTTGNTIAEIRRLRIEIDKLQWLHQQELSEMKHNLELTMAEMRQSLEQERDRLIAEVKKQTELDKQQAVDETKKKQWCANCKKEAIFYCCWNTSYCDYPCQQAHWPEHMKSCTQSATATQQEADPDLSADKTAQATSGAQPPPAESATTPKEKEGTADKSKESVTTIPVVVSPNAGTVAVRAGVQYVQTTMPVQVRRV; from the exons TCAGAGCTAAGGCATGGTCCGTTTTACTATATGAAGCAGCCACTCACCACAGACCCTGTTGATGTTGTACCGCAGGACGGCCGCAATGACTTCTACTGCTGGGTTTGTCACCGGGAAGGACAAGTCCTATGCTGTGAGCTCTGCCCCAGAGTTTATCATGCTAAGTGTCTGAAACTGACTGCTGAGCCTGAGGGCGACTGGTTTTGTCCTGAGTGTGAG aaaatcacAGTTGCAGAATGCATAGAGACCCAGAGTAAAGCAATGACTATGTTGACCATAGATCAGCTTTCGTACCTGCTAAAATTTGCACTACAGAAGATGAAGCAGCCTGGG ACTGAACCCTTCCAGAAGCCGGTGTCATTAGAGCAGCATCCTGATTACTCAGAATATATATTTAATCCTATGGATCTCAGTACATTAGAAAAG AATGTTAAAAAGAAAATGTACGGTTGCACAGAAGCCTTCCTGGCAGAAGCCAAATGGATATTGCATAACTGCATCATATATAATGGGG GAAATCACAAATTAACACAAACCGCTAAAGTAATAATCAAGATATGTGAACATGAG ATGAATGAAATTGAAGTCTGCCCTGAATGTTATTTAGCTGCTTGCCAAAAAAGAGATAATTGGTTTTGTGAACCATGT AGCAATCCGCACCCTCTGGTCTGGGCTAAATTAAAAGGATTTCCTTTTTGGCCTGCAAAAGCCCTAAGAGACAAAGATGGTCAGGTAGACGCCCGCTTCTTTGGACAGCACGACAG GGCCTGGGTTCCAATGAATAATTGCTACCTCATGTCAAAAGAAATCCCATTTTCTGTAAAAAAGACAAAGAGCATCTTCAATAGCGCCATGCAGGAGATGGAGGTATACGTGGAAAACATTCGTAAGAGGTTTGGCGTCTTTAACTACGCTCCTTTCCGGACACCTTACACGCCCAACAACCAATACCAAATGCTGCTCGACACCACCAATCCAAACGCTGGCACTGCCAAGACAGACAAACAGGAGAAGATCAAACTGAATTTTGACATGACTGCATCACCGAAGATTCTCATGAGCAAACCCATATTGCACAGCGGTGGAGGGCGACGGATTTCATTAACCGACATGCCACGTTCTCCAATGAGCACAAACTCCTCTGTGCACACCGGCTCTGATGTGGAACCCGATGCTGAGAAGAAAGCCGTGTCCAGTCACTACAGTGCAAGTGAAGAGTCCATGGACTTCATAGATAAGAGTACAG CTTCTCCTGTATCTATAAAGACGGGACATGGCGGTAGCATATCGGGCAGTCCTAAACCGTTCTCTCCACAAGCCTCTACGCCAATAACCTGTAAGACGGAGAGGAACATGAGCACAGGCAGCATCCTCAACCTAAACCTCG ATCGCAGTAAAGCAGAAATGGACTTGAAGGAGCTGAGTGAGTCTGTGCTTCAGCAGTCACCGGCGACCTCTCTCATCTCTCCCAAGAGACAGATCCGGAGCCGCTTTCAGCTCAACCTGGACAAAACTATTGAAAGTTGCAAAGCCCAATTAG GAATTAATGAGATTCCCGATGACTCCTATGCCGCAGTGGAACACAGCGATTCCGAGGAGTCGGAGAAGACAGATTCTAGTGATAGTGAATACGGGAGCGAAGAGGAGTTGAAGTCAAAGAATGAGCATGACGAAGAAGACAAAGAAAGTGTGAAAGAAAAGGAAATATCCCCTTCCTCTTCCATAAAGAAAAAATCCAAGCCCTCAATCCCAGCGGAGGTAAAAGAAGAATCCAAGAGTGCAACAACAACATTGGATAAAGCTAATGGCGCGGGTAAGGAGAAGCTGGCGTCCACAGCGGAGAAAGATGTTCCTGAGAAAAGTAAATCCCTGCCGCACTCTGCAAAAGAAAAACTAAAGGGGAAAGATGAGCGGGACTCCCCTACTGTACACCTTGGACTGGACTCCGACTCCGAGAGTGAACTAGTCATTGACTTGGGCGAAGATCAGTCAGGACGAGAAGGAAGAAAATCTAAAAAAGATGCTAAAGTGATAGCAGCAAAACACCCAGAAA TAAAATCGCCAGCCGCATCCAatgccagcagccagccagcagCTGAGACTCCTATCATGACCCGTTCTGCCTCCCAGGCTGCTCCAGCAGTGGGTGTAACGGTGACtacaagttctgcagcagctgcaacCACTCCGACAGCGGCTACCGGCAGCCCAGTGAAGAAGCAGAGACCCCTGCTCCCCAAGGAGACTGTTCCCACCGTGCAGAGAGTGGTGTGGAATTCTTCCAGTAAGTTTCAGACCTCATCCCAGAAATGGCACATGCAGAAAGTTCAgaggcaacagcagcagcagcaacaacagcagcagccGAGCACGCCTGCGCCGTCACAGTCTCCACAAGGGACGAGATACCAGACACGGCAGGCTGTGAAAG cgGTACAGCAGAAAGAAGTCACACAAGCTACATCCACCTCCACCATAACCCTGGTGACCAGCGCCCCTCCACTTGCAATGGTGACCAGCCCAGGACAGTCATTGACCACGTCGGTCACCAGTGATCTGCCCATCGCTACTGCCTCCGCTGATGTCGCTGCTGACATTGCCAAATACACCAGCAAG aTGATGGAGGCAATTAAAGGCACAATGACCGAAATATACAATGACCTGTCTAAGAATACTACCGGGAACACCATAGCTGAG ATCCGACGCTTACGAATAGAGATTGATAAGCTGCAATGGCTTCATCAGCAGGAGCTGTCAGAAATGAAGCATAATTTGG AACTCACCATGGCGGAAATGAGGCAGAGTCTGGAGCAGGAGAGAGATCGGCTGATTGCAGAGGTGAAGAAACAAACTGAGCTGGATAAACAGCAAGCCGTGGATGAGACCAAGAAGAAGCAGTGGTGCGCCAATTGTAAAAAGGAGGCAATTTTCTACTGCTGCTGGAACACCAGCTACTGCGATTACCCGTGCCAGCAGGCACACTGGCCCGAGCACATGAAGTCCTGCACGCAGTCAG CCACAGCGACGCAACAGGAAGCCGACCCTGACCTCAGCGCAGATAAAACGGCACAAGCCACAAGTGGTGCGCAGCCACCTCCTGCCGAATCTGCCACAACGCCGAAAGAAAAAGAAGGCACAGCTGATAAGAGCAAAGAGAGTGTCACT
- the ZMYND8 gene encoding MYND-type zinc finger-containing chromatin reader ZMYND8 isoform X10 translates to MDVTTRSKGPAVAYPEGLPQEHGDSQQSNPGSAERPGQKRKCPSPQHSSNGHSPQDASGSPSKKKKKPGMLNSHNKDQSELRHGPFYYMKQPLTTDPVDVVPQDGRNDFYCWVCHREGQVLCCELCPRVYHAKCLKLTAEPEGDWFCPECEKITVAECIETQSKAMTMLTIDQLSYLLKFALQKMKQPGTEPFQKPVSLEQHPDYSEYIFNPMDLSTLEKNVKKKMYGCTEAFLAEAKWILHNCIIYNGGNHKLTQTAKVIIKICEHEMNEIEVCPECYLAACQKRDNWFCEPCSNPHPLVWAKLKGFPFWPAKALRDKDGQVDARFFGQHDRAWVPMNNCYLMSKEIPFSVKKTKSIFNSAMQEMEVYVENIRKRFGVFNYAPFRTPYTPNNQYQMLLDTTNPNAGTAKTDKQEKIKLNFDMTASPKILMSKPILHSGGGRRISLTDMPRSPMSTNSSVHTGSDVEPDAEKKAVSSHYSASEESMDFIDKSTASPVSIKTGHGGSISGSPKPFSPQASTPITCKTERNMSTGSILNLNLDRSKAEMDLKELSESVLQQSPATSLISPKRQIRSRFQLNLDKTIESCKAQLGINEIPDDSYAAVEHSDSEESEKTDSSDSEYGSEEELKSKNEHDEEDKESVKEKEISPSSSIKKKSKPSIPAEVKEESKSATTTLDKANGAGKEKLASTAEKDVPEKSKSLPHSAKEKLKGKDERDSPTVHLGLDSDSESELVIDLGEDQSGREGRKSKKDAKVIAAKHPEIKSPAASNASSQPAAETPIMTRSASQAAPAVGVTVTTSSAAAATTPTAATGSPVKKQRPLLPKETVPTVQRVVWNSSSKFQTSSQKWHMQKVQRQQQQQQQQQQPSTPAPSQSPQGTRYQTRQAVKAVQQKEVTQATSTSTITLVTSAPPLAMVTSPGQSLTTSVTSDLPIATASADVAADIAKYTSKMMEAIKGTMTEIYNDLSKNTTGNTIAEIRRLRIEIDKLQWLHQQELSEMKHNLELTMAEMRQSLEQERDRLIAEVKKQTELDKQQAVDETKKKQWCANCKKEAIFYCCWNTSYCDYPCQQAHWPEHMKSCTQSATATQQEADPDLSADKTAQATSGAQPPPAESATTPKEKEGTADKSKESVTVRIAGR, encoded by the exons TCAGAGCTAAGGCATGGTCCGTTTTACTATATGAAGCAGCCACTCACCACAGACCCTGTTGATGTTGTACCGCAGGACGGCCGCAATGACTTCTACTGCTGGGTTTGTCACCGGGAAGGACAAGTCCTATGCTGTGAGCTCTGCCCCAGAGTTTATCATGCTAAGTGTCTGAAACTGACTGCTGAGCCTGAGGGCGACTGGTTTTGTCCTGAGTGTGAG aaaatcacAGTTGCAGAATGCATAGAGACCCAGAGTAAAGCAATGACTATGTTGACCATAGATCAGCTTTCGTACCTGCTAAAATTTGCACTACAGAAGATGAAGCAGCCTGGG ACTGAACCCTTCCAGAAGCCGGTGTCATTAGAGCAGCATCCTGATTACTCAGAATATATATTTAATCCTATGGATCTCAGTACATTAGAAAAG AATGTTAAAAAGAAAATGTACGGTTGCACAGAAGCCTTCCTGGCAGAAGCCAAATGGATATTGCATAACTGCATCATATATAATGGGG GAAATCACAAATTAACACAAACCGCTAAAGTAATAATCAAGATATGTGAACATGAG ATGAATGAAATTGAAGTCTGCCCTGAATGTTATTTAGCTGCTTGCCAAAAAAGAGATAATTGGTTTTGTGAACCATGT AGCAATCCGCACCCTCTGGTCTGGGCTAAATTAAAAGGATTTCCTTTTTGGCCTGCAAAAGCCCTAAGAGACAAAGATGGTCAGGTAGACGCCCGCTTCTTTGGACAGCACGACAG GGCCTGGGTTCCAATGAATAATTGCTACCTCATGTCAAAAGAAATCCCATTTTCTGTAAAAAAGACAAAGAGCATCTTCAATAGCGCCATGCAGGAGATGGAGGTATACGTGGAAAACATTCGTAAGAGGTTTGGCGTCTTTAACTACGCTCCTTTCCGGACACCTTACACGCCCAACAACCAATACCAAATGCTGCTCGACACCACCAATCCAAACGCTGGCACTGCCAAGACAGACAAACAGGAGAAGATCAAACTGAATTTTGACATGACTGCATCACCGAAGATTCTCATGAGCAAACCCATATTGCACAGCGGTGGAGGGCGACGGATTTCATTAACCGACATGCCACGTTCTCCAATGAGCACAAACTCCTCTGTGCACACCGGCTCTGATGTGGAACCCGATGCTGAGAAGAAAGCCGTGTCCAGTCACTACAGTGCAAGTGAAGAGTCCATGGACTTCATAGATAAGAGTACAG CTTCTCCTGTATCTATAAAGACGGGACATGGCGGTAGCATATCGGGCAGTCCTAAACCGTTCTCTCCACAAGCCTCTACGCCAATAACCTGTAAGACGGAGAGGAACATGAGCACAGGCAGCATCCTCAACCTAAACCTCG ATCGCAGTAAAGCAGAAATGGACTTGAAGGAGCTGAGTGAGTCTGTGCTTCAGCAGTCACCGGCGACCTCTCTCATCTCTCCCAAGAGACAGATCCGGAGCCGCTTTCAGCTCAACCTGGACAAAACTATTGAAAGTTGCAAAGCCCAATTAG GAATTAATGAGATTCCCGATGACTCCTATGCCGCAGTGGAACACAGCGATTCCGAGGAGTCGGAGAAGACAGATTCTAGTGATAGTGAATACGGGAGCGAAGAGGAGTTGAAGTCAAAGAATGAGCATGACGAAGAAGACAAAGAAAGTGTGAAAGAAAAGGAAATATCCCCTTCCTCTTCCATAAAGAAAAAATCCAAGCCCTCAATCCCAGCGGAGGTAAAAGAAGAATCCAAGAGTGCAACAACAACATTGGATAAAGCTAATGGCGCGGGTAAGGAGAAGCTGGCGTCCACAGCGGAGAAAGATGTTCCTGAGAAAAGTAAATCCCTGCCGCACTCTGCAAAAGAAAAACTAAAGGGGAAAGATGAGCGGGACTCCCCTACTGTACACCTTGGACTGGACTCCGACTCCGAGAGTGAACTAGTCATTGACTTGGGCGAAGATCAGTCAGGACGAGAAGGAAGAAAATCTAAAAAAGATGCTAAAGTGATAGCAGCAAAACACCCAGAAA TAAAATCGCCAGCCGCATCCAatgccagcagccagccagcagCTGAGACTCCTATCATGACCCGTTCTGCCTCCCAGGCTGCTCCAGCAGTGGGTGTAACGGTGACtacaagttctgcagcagctgcaacCACTCCGACAGCGGCTACCGGCAGCCCAGTGAAGAAGCAGAGACCCCTGCTCCCCAAGGAGACTGTTCCCACCGTGCAGAGAGTGGTGTGGAATTCTTCCAGTAAGTTTCAGACCTCATCCCAGAAATGGCACATGCAGAAAGTTCAgaggcaacagcagcagcagcaacaacagcagcagccGAGCACGCCTGCGCCGTCACAGTCTCCACAAGGGACGAGATACCAGACACGGCAGGCTGTGAAAG cgGTACAGCAGAAAGAAGTCACACAAGCTACATCCACCTCCACCATAACCCTGGTGACCAGCGCCCCTCCACTTGCAATGGTGACCAGCCCAGGACAGTCATTGACCACGTCGGTCACCAGTGATCTGCCCATCGCTACTGCCTCCGCTGATGTCGCTGCTGACATTGCCAAATACACCAGCAAG aTGATGGAGGCAATTAAAGGCACAATGACCGAAATATACAATGACCTGTCTAAGAATACTACCGGGAACACCATAGCTGAG ATCCGACGCTTACGAATAGAGATTGATAAGCTGCAATGGCTTCATCAGCAGGAGCTGTCAGAAATGAAGCATAATTTGG AACTCACCATGGCGGAAATGAGGCAGAGTCTGGAGCAGGAGAGAGATCGGCTGATTGCAGAGGTGAAGAAACAAACTGAGCTGGATAAACAGCAAGCCGTGGATGAGACCAAGAAGAAGCAGTGGTGCGCCAATTGTAAAAAGGAGGCAATTTTCTACTGCTGCTGGAACACCAGCTACTGCGATTACCCGTGCCAGCAGGCACACTGGCCCGAGCACATGAAGTCCTGCACGCAGTCAG CCACAGCGACGCAACAGGAAGCCGACCCTGACCTCAGCGCAGATAAAACGGCACAAGCCACAAGTGGTGCGCAGCCACCTCCTGCCGAATCTGCCACAACGCCGAAAGAAAAAGAAGGCACAGCTGATAAGAGCAAAGAGAGTGTCACTGTACGTATCGCTGGTCGGTAG
- the ZMYND8 gene encoding MYND-type zinc finger-containing chromatin reader ZMYND8 isoform X7, which produces MHPHSLAEEEVKTEPEVVEGMDVTTRSKGPAVAYPEGLPQEHGDSQQSNPGSAERPGQKRKCPSPQHSSNGHSPQDASGSPSKKKKKPGMLNSHNKDQSELRHGPFYYMKQPLTTDPVDVVPQDGRNDFYCWVCHREGQVLCCELCPRVYHAKCLKLTAEPEGDWFCPECEKITVAECIETQSKAMTMLTIDQLSYLLKFALQKMKQPGTEPFQKPVSLEQHPDYSEYIFNPMDLSTLEKNVKKKMYGCTEAFLAEAKWILHNCIIYNGGNHKLTQTAKVIIKICEHEMNEIEVCPECYLAACQKRDNWFCEPCSNPHPLVWAKLKGFPFWPAKALRDKDGQVDARFFGQHDRAWVPMNNCYLMSKEIPFSVKKTKSIFNSAMQEMEVYVENIRKRFGVFNYAPFRTPYTPNNQYQMLLDTTNPNAGTAKTDKQEKIKLNFDMTASPKILMSKPILHSGGGRRISLTDMPRSPMSTNSSVHTGSDVEPDAEKKAVSSHYSASEESMDFIDKSTASPVSIKTGHGGSISGSPKPFSPQASTPITCKTERNMSTGSILNLNLDRSKAEMDLKELSESVLQQSPATSLISPKRQIRSRFQLNLDKTIESCKAQLGINEIPDDSYAAVEHSDSEESEKTDSSDSEYGSEEELKSKNEHDEEDKESVKEKEISPSSSIKKKSKPSIPAEVKEESKSATTTLDKANGAGKEKLASTAEKDVPEKSKSLPHSAKEKLKGKDERDSPTVHLGLDSDSESELVIDLGEDQSGREGRKSKKDAKVIAAKHPEIKSPAASNASSQPAAETPIMTRSASQAAPAVGVTVTTSSAAAATTPTAATGSPVKKQRPLLPKETVPTVQRVVWNSSSKFQTSSQKWHMQKVQRQQQQQQQQQQPSTPAPSQSPQGTRYQTRQAVKAVQQKEVTQATSTSTITLVTSAPPLAMVTSPGQSLTTSVTSDLPIATASADVAADIAKYTSKMMEAIKGTMTEIYNDLSKNTTGNTIAEIRRLRIEIDKLQWLHQQELSEMKHNLELTMAEMRQSLEQERDRLIAEVKKQTELDKQQAVDETKKKQWCANCKKEAIFYCCWNTSYCDYPCQQAHWPEHMKSCTQSATATQQEADPDLSADKTAQATSGAQPPPAESATTPKEKEGTADKSKESVTVRIAGR; this is translated from the exons TCAGAGCTAAGGCATGGTCCGTTTTACTATATGAAGCAGCCACTCACCACAGACCCTGTTGATGTTGTACCGCAGGACGGCCGCAATGACTTCTACTGCTGGGTTTGTCACCGGGAAGGACAAGTCCTATGCTGTGAGCTCTGCCCCAGAGTTTATCATGCTAAGTGTCTGAAACTGACTGCTGAGCCTGAGGGCGACTGGTTTTGTCCTGAGTGTGAG aaaatcacAGTTGCAGAATGCATAGAGACCCAGAGTAAAGCAATGACTATGTTGACCATAGATCAGCTTTCGTACCTGCTAAAATTTGCACTACAGAAGATGAAGCAGCCTGGG ACTGAACCCTTCCAGAAGCCGGTGTCATTAGAGCAGCATCCTGATTACTCAGAATATATATTTAATCCTATGGATCTCAGTACATTAGAAAAG AATGTTAAAAAGAAAATGTACGGTTGCACAGAAGCCTTCCTGGCAGAAGCCAAATGGATATTGCATAACTGCATCATATATAATGGGG GAAATCACAAATTAACACAAACCGCTAAAGTAATAATCAAGATATGTGAACATGAG ATGAATGAAATTGAAGTCTGCCCTGAATGTTATTTAGCTGCTTGCCAAAAAAGAGATAATTGGTTTTGTGAACCATGT AGCAATCCGCACCCTCTGGTCTGGGCTAAATTAAAAGGATTTCCTTTTTGGCCTGCAAAAGCCCTAAGAGACAAAGATGGTCAGGTAGACGCCCGCTTCTTTGGACAGCACGACAG GGCCTGGGTTCCAATGAATAATTGCTACCTCATGTCAAAAGAAATCCCATTTTCTGTAAAAAAGACAAAGAGCATCTTCAATAGCGCCATGCAGGAGATGGAGGTATACGTGGAAAACATTCGTAAGAGGTTTGGCGTCTTTAACTACGCTCCTTTCCGGACACCTTACACGCCCAACAACCAATACCAAATGCTGCTCGACACCACCAATCCAAACGCTGGCACTGCCAAGACAGACAAACAGGAGAAGATCAAACTGAATTTTGACATGACTGCATCACCGAAGATTCTCATGAGCAAACCCATATTGCACAGCGGTGGAGGGCGACGGATTTCATTAACCGACATGCCACGTTCTCCAATGAGCACAAACTCCTCTGTGCACACCGGCTCTGATGTGGAACCCGATGCTGAGAAGAAAGCCGTGTCCAGTCACTACAGTGCAAGTGAAGAGTCCATGGACTTCATAGATAAGAGTACAG CTTCTCCTGTATCTATAAAGACGGGACATGGCGGTAGCATATCGGGCAGTCCTAAACCGTTCTCTCCACAAGCCTCTACGCCAATAACCTGTAAGACGGAGAGGAACATGAGCACAGGCAGCATCCTCAACCTAAACCTCG ATCGCAGTAAAGCAGAAATGGACTTGAAGGAGCTGAGTGAGTCTGTGCTTCAGCAGTCACCGGCGACCTCTCTCATCTCTCCCAAGAGACAGATCCGGAGCCGCTTTCAGCTCAACCTGGACAAAACTATTGAAAGTTGCAAAGCCCAATTAG GAATTAATGAGATTCCCGATGACTCCTATGCCGCAGTGGAACACAGCGATTCCGAGGAGTCGGAGAAGACAGATTCTAGTGATAGTGAATACGGGAGCGAAGAGGAGTTGAAGTCAAAGAATGAGCATGACGAAGAAGACAAAGAAAGTGTGAAAGAAAAGGAAATATCCCCTTCCTCTTCCATAAAGAAAAAATCCAAGCCCTCAATCCCAGCGGAGGTAAAAGAAGAATCCAAGAGTGCAACAACAACATTGGATAAAGCTAATGGCGCGGGTAAGGAGAAGCTGGCGTCCACAGCGGAGAAAGATGTTCCTGAGAAAAGTAAATCCCTGCCGCACTCTGCAAAAGAAAAACTAAAGGGGAAAGATGAGCGGGACTCCCCTACTGTACACCTTGGACTGGACTCCGACTCCGAGAGTGAACTAGTCATTGACTTGGGCGAAGATCAGTCAGGACGAGAAGGAAGAAAATCTAAAAAAGATGCTAAAGTGATAGCAGCAAAACACCCAGAAA TAAAATCGCCAGCCGCATCCAatgccagcagccagccagcagCTGAGACTCCTATCATGACCCGTTCTGCCTCCCAGGCTGCTCCAGCAGTGGGTGTAACGGTGACtacaagttctgcagcagctgcaacCACTCCGACAGCGGCTACCGGCAGCCCAGTGAAGAAGCAGAGACCCCTGCTCCCCAAGGAGACTGTTCCCACCGTGCAGAGAGTGGTGTGGAATTCTTCCAGTAAGTTTCAGACCTCATCCCAGAAATGGCACATGCAGAAAGTTCAgaggcaacagcagcagcagcaacaacagcagcagccGAGCACGCCTGCGCCGTCACAGTCTCCACAAGGGACGAGATACCAGACACGGCAGGCTGTGAAAG cgGTACAGCAGAAAGAAGTCACACAAGCTACATCCACCTCCACCATAACCCTGGTGACCAGCGCCCCTCCACTTGCAATGGTGACCAGCCCAGGACAGTCATTGACCACGTCGGTCACCAGTGATCTGCCCATCGCTACTGCCTCCGCTGATGTCGCTGCTGACATTGCCAAATACACCAGCAAG aTGATGGAGGCAATTAAAGGCACAATGACCGAAATATACAATGACCTGTCTAAGAATACTACCGGGAACACCATAGCTGAG ATCCGACGCTTACGAATAGAGATTGATAAGCTGCAATGGCTTCATCAGCAGGAGCTGTCAGAAATGAAGCATAATTTGG AACTCACCATGGCGGAAATGAGGCAGAGTCTGGAGCAGGAGAGAGATCGGCTGATTGCAGAGGTGAAGAAACAAACTGAGCTGGATAAACAGCAAGCCGTGGATGAGACCAAGAAGAAGCAGTGGTGCGCCAATTGTAAAAAGGAGGCAATTTTCTACTGCTGCTGGAACACCAGCTACTGCGATTACCCGTGCCAGCAGGCACACTGGCCCGAGCACATGAAGTCCTGCACGCAGTCAG CCACAGCGACGCAACAGGAAGCCGACCCTGACCTCAGCGCAGATAAAACGGCACAAGCCACAAGTGGTGCGCAGCCACCTCCTGCCGAATCTGCCACAACGCCGAAAGAAAAAGAAGGCACAGCTGATAAGAGCAAAGAGAGTGTCACTGTACGTATCGCTGGTCGGTAG